TAAAACAGGCAAAAGAGATTTTGCGACTCTTTGCAGCACTCAAAGAGATGAGTGCTTCTGTAAAGATATCATTTTTGCCCAGGCAACTTGCTCCAATAGTCGTACTAAGATTGATAGAAATGTCATTTTTAATTAAAAAAGTGTGCGCTTTTATTTTGTTATTAATCTGCATGGCTAACTGCTTGACAGTTTTTGGATTGGTGCGTGTTTTATCATTGAGAAGGAGCACAAAATGGTCCATATCAGAACGATACAGTAGTTGAGAGGATTGAGACGACCAATATTGTTTGAGGAGATTTGCGAGTTGGACGAGGATCTCATCACCGCCATCAAAACCAAAGAGATGATTGATATGAGAAAAATGGTCAATATCGACAATCAAAATCGCATTTTTTGATTGATTGTCTAAGAGGTCTTTGAAAAGTTTTTGGCGATTTGGCAGCTGGGTGAGGTCATCAGTATAAAGTTTTTGGATTGTATTGTCTTTGTCTGTCACAATAGGAGATATATCGTTGAGAATCAAAGTGATTTCATTAATATCATGATGATGAAATACTGATGCAAATCCGGTGACAACAACCATAAAAGAGTCTCCCGAAAAATACAAAGGAATGGTTTTATTATAGATATTCAAGGCGGTCGTGGTTGTGAGTATTTCCTCGATATCTTTCTCTTGGAAGAGATCACTCGCTTGGTTGATGATGTGATTGTTTTCTATTGGTTTGATATGAAAGTACGTCGCAAACTCTTTGTTGATAGAGGTCAGCACTCCGTGGCGATTGAACGTGAGTATGAGATTCGTTTGTTCGATGGCTTTTTTATAATTTTCTAACTGCTGTTGTTTGATTTTGAGTTCTTTTTTGTTTTGAATGATTTCGCTAAAAACCGTAATGACGTCGATTAATTCAGAAATTTTAATAGGTTTGTTAATAAATTTATCTACTTTGAGTTCTAGTGCATTGATGATGTATTCGGTTTCATTAAATGCTGAGGTAATAATCACAGGGATTTGCATCTTTAAATCGCGGATTTTTTGGATAAGCGTGAGCCCATCCATCTGTGGCATTTTAATATCAGTAATCAAAATATCAATCTCATGAGATTTGAGAAATTCAAGCGCTTCTAGGCCATTTTTGGCAACAGCAATCTGCTTGAAAATTAGCGACAATGATCTCGCGATTGAATTTCGCACCGCATCATCATCTTCAATATAAAGAAGAGAAGTCTCTATAAGTGTGCCCACGTGACGACCTTTGTTGGTAATATATCGTTAGCAAACACAATAGTATCATATTTTCAAAGATATCCCATGATTTTATTATTGATACTTATAATTTGTTGCTATAAAGTACCATTTTAAGTGATTTGGTAACATACCTCAGTTCGCAAGCCTTGTTTTTTTATCTCATAAATATGTAATCCGTCTATATCCATGTGCATGAGTGCGTCAACCGTGTCAATATTTTTCAAAGCAAGCATACGAAGCACGATACCCCGATAGGCCTTAGCCCAATGACTCACGACTTTGCCATTTTTGATAAATTTCAAAGAAAGAAAGGGTTGTTTGATTTTATAAAATTTTTCATAAAATCCGGCTCGAAGGTCCAAAATCTCTTCATCTTTTAAAAAATCATCTAATGCTGGAGTCAGATGTTCTTTGTAAAATTGTTCGAGACGCAGGGCTCCTAATTTCTCTCCTTGTTTTAATTTATAGTCAGGGAGGCCTCTATCACCTGCGAGAATCGGACCGAAAAGATTTGAAAAAATAATCGTATTGTGATCGAGATAATCCTTTGAAGTTGCATTTAATGAAGCATAATCGAGATATTGGAATGCCACACCATCATAACGTTCGATGGCTTTGCGTGTCTTTTGTGTGTAGAGATTAGCCCGATAATAGTCAATCATTTTTTTATCTTTGATGCCAAAAAGTTTTGAGAGTGTGTTAATATCTGCATTATTTATAACATCATGATACAAATCAATCATCTTTTTTCTGTATTGGAAACATTCTGGAAAGAGAAAACTTTGCTTGTGAAATGGGGCATCTGTGCCCCCTTTTTGCTTTGATTCGCTAGGTGAAAAGAGAATTTTCATGAGTTGATACCACCCCTTGTTTTTAGGATATTTAATTTTTTTGATATTGTACCTAAAAAAGTATTGACATTGGCATTTAATTGAGATATAATTTCACCTCACAAATATTGGGTGCTGGTGTAGCTCAGCTGGTAGAGCAGCTGTCTTGTAAACAGCAGGTCGGCGGTTCGACTCCGTTCACCAGCTCCATATTTTTTGTGTTGTAACAGTGTTTGACCAGACAAAAATGGTGTAAATATTAGGTGAGATACTCAAGTGGCCAACGAGGGCAGACTGTAAATCTGCTGGTTTTTACCTTCGAAGGTTCGAATCCTTCTCTCACCACCATTTAACATTTGCGGGAGTAGCTCAGTTGGCTAGAGCATTAGCCTTCCAAGCTGGGGGTCGCGGGTTCGAGTCCCGTCTCCCGCTCCATGTTTATTTACTGGGAGCTGTTGAATTTTTTCTGTTTTTAACTCTTCAGGACAAGTTCATTGCTCACAGACTTAGATATGTAATCAATTTGTTATTTTTTGTATGGTAAACTAAAGCGGTTATTGAGCATTTTGCTCATATGGCTCAGAGGTAGAGCACTTCCTTGGTAAGGAAGAGGTCGAGGGTTCAAGTCCCTCTATGAGCTCCATAACTAATATTAATTATCGACTACGGTCGAAGCTTGAGAAACATGAGTGATACCTGGATTTATCTAGGTTATAAAAGTCGAAAATTTTTCTTAGCAACACCCAAAGCTTAGTGCAATCATTTGCTTCGAGCTTTGCTTGAAGTGAAGAAAACAATCAAATCAAAAACAAACCCACACGGAGGAAGAAATGGCAAAGGAAAAGTACACAAGATCTAAACCACATGTTAATATAGGAACAATCGGTCACGTTGATCACGGTAAAACTACATTAACAGCAGCAATATCAGCAGTTCTATCAGCAAAAGGACTTGCAGATTTTAAAGACTTTGACGGTATCGATAACGCACCTGAAGAGAGAGAAAGAGGGATTACGATTGCAACGTCTCATATTGAATATGAAACAGACAATCGTCACTATGCTCACGTGGACTGCCCAGGTCACGCGGATTACGTTAAAAACATGATTACAGGTGCTGCTCAAATGGACGGCGCTATTTTAGTTGTTTCTGCAGCTGATGGTCCTATGCCACAAACTAGAGAGCACATCCTATTGTCTCGCCAAGTTGGTGTTCCATATATCGTTGTATTTATGAATAAAGCCGATATGGTTGATGATGAAGAATTGTTGGAACTTGTTGAAATGGAAATTAGAGAACTTTTAAGTGCTTATGATTTTCCAGGTGATGACACTCCAATCGTAGCAGGTTCTGCACTTAAAGCGCTAGAAGAAGCAAAAAGTGGTACACTTGGCGAATGGTCAGAAAAAATCTTAGAGCTTATGGCTGCTGTTGATTCATACATCCCAGAACCAGTTAGAGAAACTGACAAAACATTCCTTATGCCAGTTGAAGACGTATTTTCAATCTCAGGCCGTGGTACAGTTGTGACCGGTAGAATTGAAAAAGGTACTATCAAAGTTGGTGAAGAAATCGAAATCGTTGGTATCAAAGATACACAAAAAACAATTGTTACCGGTGTTGAAATGTTCCATAAAGAAATGGATCAAGGTGAAGCAGGTGATAACTGTGGTATCCTTCTTAGAGGAACTAAAAAAGAAGATGTTGAAAGAGGTATGGTACTTTGTAAACCAGGCTCAATCACACCACATACAAACTTTGAAGCTGAAGTTTATATCCTAAGCAAAGAAGAAGGTGGTAGACATACTCCATTCTTTAATAACTACAGACCACAATTTTATGTAAGAACAACAGACGTTACTGGTTCAATCACATTGCCAGAAGGCACTGAAATGGTTATGCCAGGTGATAATGTTAAAATATCAGTAGAATTGATTACTCCAATTGCATTGGATGAAGGTACAAGATTTGCTATCCGTGAAGGTGGTAGAACTGTTGGTGCCGGTGTCGTTTCTAAAATAAACAAATAAATATATAGAAAAACAAGGGATGATTATCCCTTGTTTATTTCAAAAGGACAATTGAATGAGAGTAAAAATCGGTTTAAAATGTAGTGAGTCTGGTGATATTAACTATACAACTACAAAAAATAGCAAGACAACTACTGAAAAAGTTGAATTAAGTAAGTATTGTCCACGACTTAAAAAACACACAGTTCACAAAGAAACAAAGTTAAAAAGTTAAATTCTTTTTGAATTTGATTTTTGATTGTAGGGCAGTAGCTCCAATTGGTAGAGCGTCGGTCTCCAAAACCGCAGGTTGTGGGTTCGAGCCCCTCCTGCCCTGCCACTAGTCTAAGGTATGCGTAATGGAAAAAATAAAAAATTATTATCAGCAAGCAAAATCTGAATTAACGAAAGTAATATTTCCTACAAAAGATCAAATCAGAAATGCATTTGTATCAGTATTTGTTGTTGTGGCTGTTGTTTCATTGTTCCTCGCAATGATAGATATGATTATGTCATATACATTATCAAATATCATATAAGCAGGGTCAATTATGTCACACAAATGGTATGCGATACAAACATATGCAGGTAGCGAACAAGCTGTAAAACGAGCGATAGAAAATCTAGTCAAAGATAACGGTATAGAAGAAAAACTTAAAGGCGTGCTTGTGCCTACAGAAGATGTTATGGAAGTTAAAAACGGAGAAAAAAAGATCAGTGAGAGAAGTTTGTATCCTGGATATGCCTTTGCAGAATTAGATCTTGATACGGCGTTATGGCAACAGATACAATCTCTTCCTAAAGTAGGACGATTTATCGGCGAATCAAAAAAGCCAACACCATTAAGCGAAAAAGACATCAATGTCATATTAGAAAAAGCAAACAAGAAAGGTGCCCCACGACCTAAAATATTTTTTGAAAACGGTGAAAATGTTAGAATTACTGAAGGGTCTTTCGCAAACTTTACTGGAATTGTTGAAGAGTATGACATGGAACATGGCAAGCTACGACTAAATGTCTCTATTTTCGGTAGAAGTACCCCTGTGGAGATTTTATATTCACAAGTTGAAAAGATAGTTTAAAAGAAATTAACGTGAGCAACAAGCAGGTTTGTTGAAGTTGCTTCGATCGATATATCGTGTAGATTGAATTAATCTGCGCTTTTTTTGATCAATTGATTTGGAATCATCTAAGTCAAATAAGATAAATATTGTACAAAGGAATTATAAAATGGCAAAGAAAGTAATTGGTGAAATAAAATTACAAATTGCAGCTACAAAAGCAAATCCATCTCCACCGGTTGGTCCAGCTCTTGGACAAAAAGGTGTCAATATTATGGAATTTTGTAAAGCTTTCAATGAAAAAACAAAAGATATGGTAGGTTACAATATCCCTGTTGTTATTACCGTTTATGCTGATAAAAGTTTTACTTTTATTACAAAGCAACCACCGGCAAGTGATTTGATAAAAAAAGCAGCTGGTATCAAAAAAGGTAGTGACAATCCTCTGAAAAATAAAATTGCTAATTTGACAAAAGA
This genomic window from Sulfurospirillum sp. 1612 contains:
- a CDS encoding EAL domain-containing protein, with the translated sequence MGTLIETSLLYIEDDDAVRNSIARSLSLIFKQIAVAKNGLEALEFLKSHEIDILITDIKMPQMDGLTLIQKIRDLKMQIPVIITSAFNETEYIINALELKVDKFINKPIKISELIDVITVFSEIIQNKKELKIKQQQLENYKKAIEQTNLILTFNRHGVLTSINKEFATYFHIKPIENNHIINQASDLFQEKDIEEILTTTTALNIYNKTIPLYFSGDSFMVVVTGFASVFHHHDINEITLILNDISPIVTDKDNTIQKLYTDDLTQLPNRQKLFKDLLDNQSKNAILIVDIDHFSHINHLFGFDGGDEILVQLANLLKQYWSSQSSQLLYRSDMDHFVLLLNDKTRTNPKTVKQLAMQINNKIKAHTFLIKNDISINLSTTIGASCLGKNDIFTEALISLSAAKSRKISFACFNDLSNLKERFEHNINTQRKIKKALEQDGVINYYQPIVDQNERHIKYESLIRIKDPYENDKILTPYYFLDIAKQSKDYPMLTRKVIENAFRDFGNGSSEFSINLSFEDIMNPETVSFLISYMQQFPEANITIELLESEGIIDIERTLEFCNEVKNYGAKIAIDDFGSGYSSFAYFLDIPLDILKIDGSLVKHVHEYRGYKILESIVNFSQNIGVKTVAEYVEDEKAFLQLKNLGIDMFQGYYFAKPKPFSELSWES
- a CDS encoding YaaA family protein, producing MKILFSPSESKQKGGTDAPFHKQSFLFPECFQYRKKMIDLYHDVINNADINTLSKLFGIKDKKMIDYYRANLYTQKTRKAIERYDGVAFQYLDYASLNATSKDYLDHNTIIFSNLFGPILAGDRGLPDYKLKQGEKLGALRLEQFYKEHLTPALDDFLKDEEILDLRAGFYEKFYKIKQPFLSLKFIKNGKVVSHWAKAYRGIVLRMLALKNIDTVDALMHMDIDGLHIYEIKKQGLRTEVCYQIT
- the tuf gene encoding elongation factor Tu — encoded protein: MAKEKYTRSKPHVNIGTIGHVDHGKTTLTAAISAVLSAKGLADFKDFDGIDNAPEERERGITIATSHIEYETDNRHYAHVDCPGHADYVKNMITGAAQMDGAILVVSAADGPMPQTREHILLSRQVGVPYIVVFMNKADMVDDEELLELVEMEIRELLSAYDFPGDDTPIVAGSALKALEEAKSGTLGEWSEKILELMAAVDSYIPEPVRETDKTFLMPVEDVFSISGRGTVVTGRIEKGTIKVGEEIEIVGIKDTQKTIVTGVEMFHKEMDQGEAGDNCGILLRGTKKEDVERGMVLCKPGSITPHTNFEAEVYILSKEEGGRHTPFFNNYRPQFYVRTTDVTGSITLPEGTEMVMPGDNVKISVELITPIALDEGTRFAIREGGRTVGAGVVSKINK
- the rpmG gene encoding 50S ribosomal protein L33, yielding MRVKIGLKCSESGDINYTTTKNSKTTTEKVELSKYCPRLKKHTVHKETKLKS
- the secE gene encoding preprotein translocase subunit SecE, whose product is MEKIKNYYQQAKSELTKVIFPTKDQIRNAFVSVFVVVAVVSLFLAMIDMIMSYTLSNII
- the nusG gene encoding transcription termination/antitermination protein NusG; translated protein: MMSHKWYAIQTYAGSEQAVKRAIENLVKDNGIEEKLKGVLVPTEDVMEVKNGEKKISERSLYPGYAFAELDLDTALWQQIQSLPKVGRFIGESKKPTPLSEKDINVILEKANKKGAPRPKIFFENGENVRITEGSFANFTGIVEEYDMEHGKLRLNVSIFGRSTPVEILYSQVEKIV
- the rplK gene encoding 50S ribosomal protein L11, with product MAKKVIGEIKLQIAATKANPSPPVGPALGQKGVNIMEFCKAFNEKTKDMVGYNIPVVITVYADKSFTFITKQPPASDLIKKAAGIKKGSDNPLKNKIANLTKEQVLDIVDKKIADLNTNDREQASKIIEGSARSMGITVS